A genome region from Geodermatophilus bullaregiensis includes the following:
- a CDS encoding ABC-F family ATP-binding cassette domain-containing protein, giving the protein MGYVDVSGVRHTLPGGRVLLDDVSFRVGDGARAALVGENGAGKTTLLRIVAGDLVPEAGTVSRSGGLGVMRQFIGSVRDDTTVQRFLVDLSAPAVREAWDTLEATELALMETDDEPAQLAYAGALAQWGDAGGYEAEVTWDTVTVAALGVPYDRCKYRELSTLSGGEQKRLALEALLRGPEQVLLLDEPDNYLDVPGKRWLEERLRETRKTVLFVSHDRELLSRVADRVVTVEGGTTWVHGGGFAGYPEARAARHERMAEVRRRWEEEHQRLVDLVRTLQQQAANSPDMASRYSAAQTRLAKFEAAGPPPDRPPEQRVAMRLRGGRTGVRAVTAEQLELSGLMRPFDLEVWYGDRVAVLGANGAGKSHFLRLLAGQDVAHTGSWRLGARVVPGFFAQTHAHPEWQDRTPVDLLWHGEPGRPGVDRGRAMAVLRRYGLTDSADQPFRTLSGGQQARLQVLVLELSGATLLLLDEPTDNLDVLSAEALEEALAAFDGTVLAVTHDRWFARTFDRFLIFGADGRVYESAEPVFDETRVARAR; this is encoded by the coding sequence GTGGGCTACGTCGACGTGAGCGGGGTCCGGCACACGCTGCCGGGCGGCCGGGTGCTGCTGGACGACGTCTCCTTCCGGGTCGGCGACGGCGCCCGCGCGGCGCTGGTCGGCGAGAACGGCGCGGGCAAGACGACGCTGCTGCGGATCGTCGCCGGCGACCTTGTGCCCGAGGCCGGCACGGTCAGCCGCAGCGGCGGCCTGGGCGTCATGCGGCAGTTCATCGGCTCGGTGCGCGACGACACCACCGTGCAGCGCTTCCTCGTCGACCTGTCCGCGCCGGCGGTCCGGGAGGCCTGGGACACCCTCGAGGCCACCGAGCTGGCGCTCATGGAGACCGACGACGAGCCCGCGCAGCTGGCCTACGCCGGCGCTCTGGCGCAGTGGGGCGACGCGGGCGGCTACGAGGCCGAGGTCACTTGGGACACGGTCACCGTCGCCGCGCTCGGCGTCCCCTACGACCGCTGCAAGTACCGCGAGCTGTCGACGCTGTCCGGGGGTGAGCAGAAGCGGCTGGCGCTCGAGGCGCTGCTGCGCGGACCCGAGCAGGTCCTGCTGCTCGACGAGCCGGACAACTACCTCGACGTCCCGGGCAAGCGGTGGCTGGAGGAGCGGCTGCGGGAGACCCGCAAGACCGTGCTGTTCGTCAGCCACGACCGGGAGCTGCTCTCCCGCGTCGCCGACCGGGTGGTCACCGTCGAGGGCGGGACGACGTGGGTGCACGGCGGCGGCTTCGCCGGCTACCCCGAGGCCCGCGCGGCGCGGCACGAGCGGATGGCCGAGGTGCGCCGCCGCTGGGAGGAGGAGCACCAGCGGCTGGTCGACCTCGTGCGCACGCTGCAGCAGCAGGCGGCCAACTCCCCGGACATGGCCAGCCGCTACTCCGCCGCGCAGACCCGGCTGGCGAAGTTCGAGGCGGCCGGCCCGCCGCCGGACCGCCCGCCGGAGCAGCGGGTGGCGATGCGGCTGCGCGGCGGGCGCACCGGCGTCCGGGCCGTCACGGCCGAGCAGCTGGAGCTGTCCGGGCTGATGCGGCCCTTCGACCTGGAGGTCTGGTACGGCGACCGGGTCGCCGTGCTGGGCGCCAACGGCGCCGGGAAGTCGCACTTCCTGCGGCTGCTGGCCGGGCAGGACGTCGCGCACACCGGCTCGTGGCGGCTCGGCGCGCGCGTCGTCCCCGGGTTCTTCGCCCAGACCCACGCCCACCCCGAATGGCAGGACCGGACGCCGGTCGACCTGCTGTGGCACGGCGAGCCCGGTCGTCCCGGCGTCGACCGGGGCCGGGCCATGGCGGTGCTGCGCCGCTACGGGCTCACCGACTCCGCCGACCAGCCGTTCCGCACGCTGTCGGGTGGGCAGCAGGCGCGGCTGCAGGTGCTCGTGCTGGAGCTGTCCGGCGCGACGCTGCTGCTCCTCGACGAGCCCACCGACAACCTCGACGTCCTCTCCGCCGAGGCGCTCGAGGAGGCGCTGGCCGCCTTCGACGGCACGGTCCTCGCGGTCACGCACGACCGCTGGTTCGCCCGCACCTTCGACCGGTTCCTCATCTTCGGCGCCGACGGGCGGGTGTACGAGTCGGCCGAGCCGGTGTTCGACGAGACCCGGGTCGCCCGCGCCCGCTGA
- a CDS encoding aldo/keto reductase family oxidoreductase, which yields MTTTTAERSGQFVLGDRTVNRIGYGAMRLSGPHIMGPPADREAAVAVLRRAVELGVDHVDTSDYYGPHVTNEIIREALHPYPEQLTIVTKVGARRTPDGEWPEALSPDELRSAVQDNLDHLGLDVLDVVNLRMPGVDAPVERSLAEPFGVLAELQQQGLIRHLGVSNVTTQQFAEARSIAPVVCVQNHYNLVHRDDDPMVDALAREGIAYVPFFPLGGFTPLQSAALETVARRLETTPMQVALAWLLARSPNLLLIPGTSSVAHLEENLQAAARVLGPAEMAELDRIGGTGEPDVDL from the coding sequence ATGACGACGACGACCGCCGAGAGGTCAGGACAGTTCGTGCTCGGGGACCGCACGGTGAACCGCATCGGCTACGGCGCCATGCGGCTGTCCGGCCCGCACATCATGGGGCCCCCGGCCGACCGGGAGGCCGCCGTCGCGGTGTTGCGCCGGGCCGTCGAGCTCGGCGTCGACCACGTCGACACCAGCGACTACTACGGCCCGCACGTCACCAACGAGATCATCCGCGAGGCCCTGCACCCCTACCCCGAGCAGCTCACCATCGTCACCAAGGTCGGCGCCCGGCGGACGCCGGACGGCGAGTGGCCCGAGGCCCTCTCCCCCGACGAGCTGCGCTCGGCGGTGCAGGACAACCTCGACCACCTCGGTCTCGACGTGCTCGACGTGGTCAACCTGCGGATGCCCGGCGTCGACGCGCCCGTGGAGCGCTCGCTCGCCGAGCCGTTCGGCGTGCTGGCCGAGCTGCAGCAGCAGGGGCTGATCCGCCACCTCGGCGTCTCCAACGTGACCACCCAGCAGTTCGCCGAGGCGCGGTCGATCGCCCCGGTGGTGTGCGTGCAGAACCACTACAACCTCGTGCACCGCGACGACGACCCGATGGTCGACGCGCTGGCCCGCGAGGGCATCGCCTACGTGCCGTTCTTCCCGCTCGGCGGGTTCACGCCACTGCAGTCGGCGGCCCTGGAGACCGTCGCCCGGCGGCTGGAGACCACGCCGATGCAGGTCGCGCTGGCCTGGCTGCTGGCCCGCTCGCCGAACCTGCTGCTCATCCCCGGGACGTCGTCGGTGGCGCACCTGGAGGAGAACCTGCAGGCCGCGGCACGGGTGCTCGGCCCGGCGGAGATGGCCGAGCTCGACCGGATCGGCGGCACCGGGGAGCCCGACGTCGACCTGTGA
- a CDS encoding MFS transporter, with protein MPRALLALAVGAFGIGTTEFVVMGMLPEIATGLGVSVSAVGLLISAYAVGVVVGAPTLTALGVRFSPRQTLVALMVVFVVGNALSALAPTYETLAAARVLTALAHGSFFGVGAVAARRLVAPERATQAISLMIVGLTLANVVGVPLGTFVAQQTSWRFVLGGIAVIGLVTIAGLLAWVPAGVGERGDLRAELAAFRRGQVWLVLGLTMVGFAALFAVYSYVSPILTELGGIPEGWVTPVLALFGVGTTVGTLAGGRLGDRYGFSFVAVGLLATVVLLAAFAFLARTPVAAVVLLVLFGTVAFSMGPVVQNGVIEAARVRGGSLVSAANQAAFNVANAAGAALGALVISRGLGYTAPMWVGAALALAGTVLALLARRADHRETARVDADVRQWRQTVGAEVRRAA; from the coding sequence GTGCCTCGCGCCCTGCTCGCCCTCGCCGTCGGCGCCTTCGGCATCGGCACCACCGAGTTCGTGGTCATGGGCATGCTGCCCGAGATCGCCACCGGTCTCGGCGTCTCGGTGTCGGCCGTCGGCCTGCTGATCTCCGCCTACGCCGTCGGCGTCGTCGTCGGCGCCCCGACCCTCACCGCGCTCGGGGTCCGTTTCTCCCCGCGGCAGACGCTGGTCGCGCTGATGGTCGTGTTCGTCGTCGGCAACGCGCTCTCGGCGCTGGCGCCCACCTACGAGACGCTCGCCGCCGCCCGCGTGCTCACCGCGCTGGCGCACGGCTCCTTCTTCGGCGTCGGCGCGGTCGCCGCCCGCCGGCTGGTCGCGCCGGAGCGGGCCACCCAGGCCATCTCGCTCATGATCGTCGGCCTCACGCTGGCCAACGTCGTCGGCGTCCCGCTGGGCACCTTCGTCGCCCAGCAGACCAGCTGGCGGTTCGTCCTCGGCGGGATCGCCGTCATCGGCCTGGTCACCATCGCCGGTCTGCTGGCCTGGGTCCCGGCCGGGGTGGGCGAGCGCGGCGACCTGCGCGCCGAGCTCGCCGCGTTCCGCCGCGGGCAGGTGTGGCTGGTCCTGGGCCTGACGATGGTCGGCTTCGCGGCGCTGTTCGCCGTCTACAGTTACGTCAGCCCGATCCTCACCGAGCTCGGCGGCATCCCCGAGGGCTGGGTGACGCCGGTGCTGGCGCTGTTCGGCGTCGGCACCACGGTCGGCACGCTGGCCGGCGGCCGGCTCGGGGACCGGTACGGCTTCTCCTTCGTCGCGGTCGGCCTGCTGGCCACCGTGGTCCTGCTCGCCGCCTTCGCCTTCCTGGCGCGCACGCCGGTCGCCGCCGTCGTCCTGCTCGTGCTGTTCGGCACCGTGGCGTTCTCCATGGGCCCGGTGGTGCAGAACGGCGTCATCGAGGCCGCCCGGGTGCGCGGCGGCAGCCTGGTCTCGGCCGCCAACCAGGCGGCGTTCAACGTGGCCAACGCGGCGGGCGCGGCGCTGGGCGCGCTGGTCATCTCGCGGGGCCTGGGCTACACCGCGCCGATGTGGGTGGGCGCCGCGCTGGCCCTGGCGGGGACCGTGCTGGCCCTGCTGGCCCGGCGGGCCGACCACCGGGAGACCGCGCGGGTCGACGCCGACGTCCGGCAGTGGCGGCAGACCGTCGGCGCGGAGGTCCGCCGCGCCGCCTGA
- a CDS encoding alcohol dehydrogenase catalytic domain-containing protein: MRAVTWHGRADVQVDTVPDPTIQEDTDVVVEVTSSGICGSDLHLIEVMAPFMSVGDVMGHEPMGVVREVGSAVTAVQPGDRVVVPFNISCGTCWMCSQGLQSQCETTQNREQGFGASLFGYTKLYGQVPGGQAEYLRVPFGNTLPIKVPGGLPDDRFVYLSDVLPTSWQAVQYAAVPPGGTLLVLGLGPIGDMCTRIAHHLGIDDVYASDVVPERIARAIARGTEVIRSTDQADVVGAIRDATDGRGPDAVIDAVGMEAHGSPLASLAQKATAIIPDAIMAPVMKVAGVDRLAALNTAIEAVRRGGTISLSGVYGGATDPMPLSKMFDKQVQLRMGQANVWRWVPDILPLLVEGDPLGVDDFATHRVPLEQAPQAYADFREKKDGAVKVLLQP, translated from the coding sequence ATGCGCGCAGTGACCTGGCACGGCCGTGCCGACGTACAGGTGGACACCGTCCCCGACCCGACCATCCAGGAGGACACCGACGTCGTCGTCGAGGTCACCTCGAGCGGCATCTGCGGGTCCGACCTGCACCTCATCGAGGTCATGGCGCCGTTCATGTCCGTGGGCGACGTCATGGGCCACGAGCCGATGGGCGTCGTCCGCGAGGTGGGGTCGGCGGTGACCGCCGTGCAGCCGGGCGACCGCGTCGTCGTGCCGTTCAACATCTCCTGTGGCACCTGCTGGATGTGCTCGCAGGGGCTGCAGTCGCAGTGCGAGACCACCCAGAACCGCGAGCAGGGCTTCGGCGCCTCGCTGTTCGGCTACACGAAGCTCTACGGCCAGGTGCCCGGCGGGCAGGCCGAGTACCTGCGGGTGCCCTTCGGCAACACGCTGCCGATCAAGGTCCCCGGCGGCCTGCCCGACGACCGCTTCGTCTACCTCTCCGACGTCCTGCCGACCTCCTGGCAGGCCGTCCAGTACGCCGCCGTGCCGCCCGGCGGCACGCTGCTCGTGCTGGGGCTCGGGCCGATCGGCGACATGTGCACCCGCATCGCCCACCACCTCGGCATCGACGACGTGTACGCCTCCGACGTCGTCCCGGAGCGCATCGCCCGGGCCATCGCCCGCGGCACCGAGGTCATCCGCTCCACCGACCAGGCCGACGTCGTCGGTGCGATCCGCGACGCCACCGACGGCCGCGGCCCCGACGCGGTCATCGACGCCGTCGGCATGGAGGCGCACGGCTCCCCGCTGGCCAGCCTCGCGCAGAAGGCCACGGCGATCATCCCGGACGCGATCATGGCGCCGGTGATGAAGGTCGCCGGCGTCGACCGGCTGGCGGCGCTGAACACGGCCATCGAGGCGGTGCGGCGCGGCGGGACCATCTCGCTGTCCGGCGTCTACGGCGGGGCCACCGACCCGATGCCGCTGTCGAAGATGTTCGACAAGCAGGTCCAGCTGCGCATGGGCCAGGCCAACGTGTGGCGCTGGGTGCCCGACATCCTGCCGCTGCTGGTGGAGGGCGACCCGCTCGGTGTCGACGACTTCGCCACCCACCGGGTCCCGCTCGAGCAGGCGCCGCAGGCCTACGCCGACTTCCGCGAGAAGAAGGACGGCGCGGTGAAGGTGCTGCTCCAGCCCTGA
- a CDS encoding M23 family metallopeptidase yields MAAVADAAELVAAADAQALAVVAPAPDAEVVDAGTETAAEGDAAAGDAGLRRGRHAPLRRLRAPRRRPGLYLAVAVVGAVGLGTATAGDGVALAEGPTPVGASVSVAEELGIRGEDLSPAAQAAVIESDAEVLLGEVTASRTAREAEEAAAAQAQAEADRVASEAAAAAAAEAARPRAVLPVDGARLTSTFGPRWGSLHAGIDLAAPVGTPEYAAADGVVLEAGPAGGYGLVVYVRHGNGDVTVYGHMEEILVEPGQVVRAGDTIALLGNRGQSTGPHLHFEVHVGGIDGERVDPLPWLRERGVTV; encoded by the coding sequence GTGGCCGCCGTCGCCGACGCGGCCGAGCTGGTCGCGGCCGCCGACGCCCAGGCGCTGGCCGTCGTCGCACCGGCGCCGGACGCCGAGGTCGTCGACGCCGGGACCGAGACCGCCGCAGAGGGCGACGCCGCCGCCGGGGACGCAGGTCTCCGCAGGGGCCGCCACGCGCCTCTCCGCCGGCTGCGCGCGCCGCGCCGCCGTCCCGGCCTCTACCTGGCCGTCGCCGTCGTGGGCGCGGTGGGGCTGGGCACGGCCACCGCCGGGGACGGGGTCGCGCTGGCCGAGGGCCCCACCCCGGTGGGCGCGTCGGTGAGCGTGGCCGAGGAGCTCGGCATCCGTGGCGAGGACCTGTCACCGGCCGCGCAGGCGGCGGTCATCGAGTCCGACGCCGAGGTGCTGCTCGGCGAGGTCACCGCCAGCCGCACCGCCCGCGAGGCCGAGGAGGCCGCCGCGGCGCAGGCCCAGGCCGAGGCCGACCGGGTCGCCTCGGAGGCCGCCGCTGCCGCAGCGGCCGAGGCCGCCCGTCCGCGGGCGGTCCTGCCGGTCGACGGCGCCCGGCTGACCAGCACGTTCGGCCCCCGGTGGGGCTCGCTGCACGCCGGCATCGACCTGGCCGCGCCGGTCGGCACGCCGGAGTACGCGGCTGCCGACGGCGTCGTCCTGGAGGCCGGCCCGGCCGGCGGCTACGGCCTGGTCGTGTACGTCCGGCACGGGAACGGTGACGTCACCGTCTACGGGCACATGGAGGAGATCCTCGTGGAGCCCGGCCAGGTGGTCCGCGCCGGCGACACCATCGCGCTGCTGGGCAACCGCGGGCAGTCCACCGGCCCGCACCTGCACTTCGAGGTGCACGTGGGCGGCATCGACGGCGAGCGCGTCGACCCGCTGCCGTGGCTGCGGGAGCGCGGCGTCACCGTCTGA
- a CDS encoding cation diffusion facilitator family transporter, which produces MGAGHDHGTAAGSSRGRLAVVLGLTVAVLVAEVVGALVSGSLALLADAGHMATDALGIGLALGAVTLAQRPARGRRTFGWQRAEILAAVANGLLLTGVAVVVVVEAVRRVGDPPEIDSGVVLGVAAAGLAANLAGLALLHRGRRGSLAVRGAHLEVLGDALGSVAVLVAGGVVALTGWTPVDTLAALLVGCLVLPRAWALLRDALDVLLEAAPRDVDLDRVRAHVLGVEGVVGVHDLHAWTITSGLPVLSAHVVVTDEALAAGHGGRVLDALGSCLGEHFDVAHCTFQIEAEAHAGHEAPVHD; this is translated from the coding sequence ATGGGTGCCGGGCACGACCACGGGACCGCCGCGGGGAGCTCCCGCGGACGGCTGGCCGTCGTCCTCGGGCTCACCGTCGCGGTGCTCGTGGCCGAGGTCGTCGGGGCGCTGGTGTCCGGGTCGCTGGCCCTGCTCGCCGACGCCGGGCACATGGCCACCGACGCGCTCGGGATCGGGCTGGCCCTCGGCGCGGTCACGCTGGCCCAGCGCCCGGCCCGCGGACGGCGCACCTTCGGCTGGCAGCGGGCGGAGATCCTCGCCGCCGTCGCCAACGGGCTGCTGCTCACCGGCGTCGCGGTCGTGGTGGTCGTCGAGGCGGTGCGCCGCGTCGGGGACCCGCCCGAGATCGACTCCGGGGTGGTCCTGGGGGTCGCCGCCGCCGGGCTGGCCGCCAACCTCGCCGGCCTGGCGCTGCTGCACCGCGGCCGCCGCGGCTCGCTCGCCGTCCGCGGCGCCCACCTGGAGGTGCTCGGCGACGCGCTCGGCTCGGTGGCCGTCCTCGTCGCCGGTGGCGTCGTCGCCCTGACCGGGTGGACGCCGGTCGACACGCTCGCCGCGCTGCTGGTCGGCTGCCTGGTGCTCCCGCGCGCGTGGGCGCTGCTGCGCGACGCGCTCGACGTGCTGCTCGAGGCCGCGCCCCGCGACGTCGACCTGGACCGGGTGCGCGCGCACGTGCTCGGCGTCGAGGGCGTCGTCGGCGTCCACGACCTGCACGCCTGGACGATCACCTCGGGGCTGCCGGTGCTGTCCGCGCACGTCGTCGTCACCGACGAGGCGCTGGCCGCCGGTCACGGCGGGCGGGTGCTCGACGCGCTCGGGTCCTGCCTGGGCGAGCACTTCGACGTCGCCCACTGCACCTTCCAGATCGAGGCGGAGGCGCACGCCGGCCACGAGGCGCCCGTCCACGACTGA
- a CDS encoding cytochrome c oxidase assembly protein, whose amino-acid sequence MEHGHHSGMWVPDEPPTWGRLFLPHLDAWSVLPVLALLGLAAYLVGTVRLRRSGVAWPWWRAASWAAGCLALFAVTGTWLNGYSMVLFSVHMSQHMVLSMVAPLLLLMGRPVTLALRALPRGRGVAGVPRALLLDALHSRVARFVSHPLFTLPLFLVSLYGVYFTPVFDALMGDPVGHQFMLAHFTVTGLLFFGPILAQDPWPRQVGHGGRMLELLVPMPFHAFFGVAIMMSSSLVVRTFADPPAAWGVDPLADQNTAGSIAWSFGELPTVLVLAVVLFSWMGSEERRGQRITRVAERTDDAELEAYNARLRDMAGRTGG is encoded by the coding sequence GTGGAGCACGGGCACCACTCGGGCATGTGGGTGCCCGACGAGCCACCCACGTGGGGGCGGCTGTTCCTGCCGCACCTCGACGCCTGGTCGGTCCTGCCGGTGCTCGCCCTGCTCGGCCTGGCCGCCTACCTGGTCGGCACGGTCCGGCTGCGCCGCTCGGGCGTGGCCTGGCCGTGGTGGCGGGCGGCGTCGTGGGCCGCCGGGTGCCTCGCGCTGTTCGCCGTCACCGGCACCTGGCTGAACGGCTACAGCATGGTGCTGTTCAGCGTGCACATGTCGCAGCACATGGTGCTGTCGATGGTGGCGCCGCTGCTGCTCCTGATGGGCCGGCCGGTGACGCTGGCGCTGCGGGCGCTGCCGCGGGGGAGGGGTGTGGCCGGGGTGCCGCGCGCGCTGCTGCTCGACGCGCTGCACAGCCGGGTCGCGCGCTTCGTCTCCCACCCGCTGTTCACGCTGCCGCTGTTCCTGGTCAGCCTCTACGGCGTCTACTTCACGCCCGTCTTCGACGCCCTGATGGGCGACCCGGTCGGGCACCAGTTCATGCTCGCCCACTTCACCGTCACCGGGCTGCTCTTCTTCGGGCCGATCCTCGCCCAGGACCCGTGGCCGCGGCAGGTGGGCCACGGCGGCCGGATGCTCGAGCTGCTGGTCCCGATGCCGTTCCACGCCTTCTTCGGCGTCGCGATCATGATGTCGTCGTCGCTGGTGGTGCGGACCTTCGCCGACCCGCCGGCCGCCTGGGGCGTCGACCCGCTGGCCGACCAGAACACCGCCGGCAGCATCGCCTGGTCCTTCGGCGAGCTGCCGACGGTGCTGGTCCTCGCCGTCGTGCTGTTCTCGTGGATGGGCTCGGAGGAGCGCCGCGGCCAGCGGATCACCCGCGTCGCCGAGCGCACCGACGACGCCGAGCTCGAGGCCTACAACGCCCGCCTCCGCGACATGGCGGGCCGCACCGGGGGCTGA
- a CDS encoding MFS transporter has translation MTHASTPAAGPETTATEPYEKRWLALGVIAMTVLLVILDATIVNIALPAVSTDLGITAASQQWIVTAYTLTFGGFLLLGGRIADYWGRKRTYLVGAVGFAVASALGGIAQNEAMLFAARALQGVFGALLAPASLALLTVLFTDPRERAKAFGVYGAIAGGGSAVGLLLGGVLTEYADWRWCFWVNLPVALLAVVLAIPIVPESKAPGDTRYDIPGAVLITLGLASIVYGFTRVAEASQTNAAEAAAANARAAAQGDPTLVTPDSGWTDGAAWLFIVAGLVLVALFVLLELRTRNPLLPMRIVLDRNRGGAYLTSTLVGAGLIGAFFFLSLYFQQVLGYEPVVAGLASLPTTLGVFVSAGAASALVPRVGPKPLMVLGGLLAAAGLFTLSFVGVDTGFWALPFPGQLLLGLGLGFTFVPLSNLALVGAGEHDAGAASAMLNATQQVGASIGTAVLASLSVGAISTYTADVLTSGADPQDPAVGLAAQVEGYTTAFTWAAGLLVLGAVAAAVLVKATKQDLPAGDAPVHVG, from the coding sequence ATGACCCACGCCTCCACCCCTGCCGCCGGTCCGGAGACCACGGCGACAGAGCCCTACGAGAAGCGCTGGCTGGCGCTCGGCGTCATCGCGATGACCGTGCTGCTGGTCATCCTCGACGCCACGATCGTCAACATCGCGCTGCCCGCCGTGTCGACCGACCTGGGGATCACCGCGGCGTCCCAGCAGTGGATCGTGACCGCGTACACGCTGACCTTCGGCGGCTTCCTGCTGCTCGGCGGGCGCATCGCCGACTACTGGGGCCGCAAGCGGACCTACCTGGTCGGTGCGGTCGGCTTCGCCGTCGCCTCGGCGCTCGGCGGCATCGCCCAGAACGAGGCGATGCTGTTCGCCGCCCGCGCCCTGCAGGGCGTCTTCGGCGCCCTGCTGGCCCCGGCGTCCCTGGCGCTGCTGACCGTGCTGTTCACCGACCCGAGGGAGCGCGCCAAGGCCTTCGGCGTCTACGGCGCCATCGCCGGCGGCGGCTCGGCGGTCGGCCTGCTGCTCGGCGGCGTGCTCACCGAGTACGCCGACTGGCGCTGGTGCTTCTGGGTCAACCTGCCGGTGGCGCTGCTCGCCGTCGTCCTGGCGATCCCGATCGTCCCGGAGAGCAAGGCCCCCGGGGACACCCGCTACGACATCCCCGGCGCCGTGCTGATCACGCTCGGCCTGGCCTCGATCGTCTACGGCTTCACCCGGGTGGCCGAGGCCTCGCAGACCAACGCCGCGGAGGCCGCGGCGGCCAACGCCCGGGCGGCGGCGCAGGGCGACCCGACCCTGGTGACGCCGGACAGCGGCTGGACCGACGGTGCGGCGTGGCTGTTCATCGTCGCCGGGCTGGTGCTGGTGGCGCTGTTCGTCCTGCTGGAGCTGCGCACCCGCAACCCGCTGCTGCCGATGCGGATCGTCCTCGACCGCAACCGCGGCGGGGCCTACCTGACCTCGACGCTGGTCGGCGCCGGCCTGATCGGGGCGTTCTTCTTCCTGAGCCTGTACTTCCAGCAGGTGCTCGGCTACGAGCCGGTCGTGGCCGGCCTCGCCTCGCTGCCGACGACGCTGGGCGTCTTCGTCTCGGCCGGTGCGGCCAGCGCGCTGGTGCCGCGGGTGGGCCCGAAGCCGCTCATGGTCCTCGGCGGGCTGCTGGCGGCCGCGGGGCTGTTCACGTTGTCCTTCGTCGGCGTCGACACCGGCTTCTGGGCGCTGCCCTTCCCGGGCCAGCTGCTGCTCGGCCTGGGCCTCGGCTTCACCTTCGTGCCGCTGTCCAACCTGGCGCTCGTGGGCGCCGGGGAGCACGACGCCGGTGCGGCCAGCGCGATGCTCAACGCCACCCAGCAGGTCGGCGCCTCGATCGGCACCGCGGTCCTGGCCTCGCTGTCGGTGGGCGCCATCAGCACCTACACCGCCGACGTCCTGACCTCCGGGGCCGACCCGCAGGACCCGGCGGTCGGCCTGGCCGCGCAGGTCGAGGGCTACACCACCGCCTTCACCTGGGCGGCCGGCCTGCTGGTCCTGGGCGCCGTCGCGGCGGCGGTGCTGGTCAAGGCGACCAAGCAGGACCTGCCGGCGGGCGACGCCCCCGTCCACGTGGGGTGA
- a CDS encoding metallophosphoesterase family protein has product MPVSLVVMADTHLPRRARDLPHALWAAVDAADLVVHAGDWVDVSLLDALEARARRLLAVHGNNDHGALRERLPEVARADVEGLRIAVVHETGDAKGRERRCAARFPDTDVLFFGHSHIPWDTTAGTGLRLLNPGSPTDRRRQPHGTFVTAVAADGALFEVTFHPVPRGPRP; this is encoded by the coding sequence GTGCCCGTTTCGCTGGTCGTGATGGCCGACACGCACCTGCCCCGGCGCGCACGTGACCTACCTCATGCGCTGTGGGCGGCCGTCGACGCCGCCGACCTCGTGGTGCACGCCGGCGACTGGGTGGACGTCTCGCTGCTCGACGCGCTCGAGGCGCGGGCCCGCCGGCTGCTCGCCGTCCACGGCAACAACGACCACGGGGCGCTGCGCGAGCGGCTCCCCGAGGTGGCGCGGGCCGACGTCGAGGGGCTGCGGATCGCCGTCGTGCACGAGACCGGCGACGCGAAGGGGCGCGAGCGCCGCTGCGCCGCCCGCTTCCCCGACACCGACGTCCTCTTCTTCGGGCACAGCCACATCCCCTGGGACACCACCGCCGGGACCGGCCTGCGGTTGCTCAACCCCGGCTCGCCCACCGACCGCCGCCGTCAGCCGCACGGCACGTTCGTGACCGCCGTCGCCGCCGACGGCGCGCTGTTCGAGGTGACCTTCCACCCGGTGCCGCGCGGGCCCCGGCCGTGA